One region of Bombus affinis isolate iyBomAffi1 chromosome 5, iyBomAffi1.2, whole genome shotgun sequence genomic DNA includes:
- the LOC126916450 gene encoding uncharacterized protein LOC126916450: protein MADTCTAVTCFLIVASISMVVSINGQLLTTEHRTHAASERANDLWCHQCDTMEDGERCANLTGNFTTFGHKCTGDKRTCMVKRFSYTTSTEDSMSSPQTWSVERKCTNKCDSGCIVVGERTKLSACTTCCEKSFCNIGTGAANDLTIRGIDLFLALVLQITLTIIMYPS, encoded by the exons atggccgatacatgtaccgCTGTCACGTGCTTCCTGATCGTcgcgtctatctccatggtcgtaagcatcaatg gccaactgttaactacggaacatcgaactcacgcagcgtcggaacgagcaaacgatttatggtgtcatcagtgtgatacaatggaagacggagagagatgcgccaatctgaccggaaacttcaccactttcgggcacaagtgcactggtgacaaaaggacctgtatg gtaaagcggttttcttacactaccagcaccgaagattcaatgtctagtccacaaacttggtcggtggagagaaagtgtactaacaaatgcgactccggatgtatagtggtcggtgaacgaacaaaactctccgcttgcaccacttgctgcgagaaatcgttttgcaatatcggtaccggtgctgcgaacgatctgacgataagagggatcgatctgtttctagctttagtattacaaattacattaacaattatcatgtatccgtcctga
- the LOC126916440 gene encoding A disintegrin and metalloproteinase with thrombospondin motifs 3-like isoform X2, whose product MANDRLILSSNFTVNWVRRGKTKSERRNAKANCDLRQGSLEGDASSFVVVTLCEEEVYALMLIGQRSFFVQPLTNGQHVMFQPKNEKWWSIRNNSSFVSVNPENPAGKSNKFEVEESKRKSKRSKRDSLSHDVQGFYNLSGDVFDVEYPEAEKLILYDEKDDVSTEYNDTIVEELSIDVNPEEIGYFSGPKWQRNRLSKKRPAAKDSPPRWLELGIAADYSVVDFHGIRVQQYILALLNIVSAIYMDPSLESNMILVIVRMILYAEKRDGMVRRGDARRSLENVNKWNRKMLSSKDVNHDVAVWLTRLDIGGPSGYAPVSGVCDPARSCALNRDEGLTSAFIIAHEVAHILGLTHDGDETTGNACKEEGSRGSVMAPMVAATFHHFYWSPCSKKEFHRRVRRWSCLSNKPKHDGLSQLRDTIRETFTMDEQCRMEFGEGYEHCKTFDVAEPCSRLWCGNSNVSETCKTKKGPPLEGTLCGDSKIRRREDAQDAEMAINNNGTIVYLEPTF is encoded by the exons atggccaacgatcgattgatactgtcgtcgaatttcaccgtgaattgggtgcgccggggtaaaaccaagtccgagcgacgtaacgccaaggcgaactgcgatcttcgacaaggcagcttggaaggagacgcgagttccttcgtcgtcgtgacgttatgcgaagaagaagtgtacgccttgatgttgatcgggcagagatcgttcttcgttcagccgctgacgaatggccagcatgtgatgtttcagccgaaaaacgaaaagtggtggtcgatcaggaataattcgagcttcgtgtctgtgaatccggaaaatcctgcag ggaaatcgaataaatttgaagttgaagaaagtaagagaaagtcgaaacgaagcaaacgcgattccttaagccacgatgttcagggattttataatctttccggtgacgtcttcgacgtggaatacccagaagctgagaaattgattctgtacgatgaaaaagacgatgtctccacagaatacaacgatacaatagtggaagaattatcgatcgacgtaaatcccgaggaaattggatacttctctggtcctaaatggcaaaggaacagattatcaa agaaaagaccagctgctaaggattcgccgccacgatggctagagcttggaatagctgctgattactccgtggtagattttcatggaattcgagtacagcaatatatcttggctcttttaaacatc gtcagtgcaatttacatggatccatcgctcgaatccaacatgattctagtgatcgtacgaatgattttatacgcggaaaaacgagacggtatg gtccgccgtggcgatgccagacgatctctcgagaacgtgaacaaatggaacagaaagatgctgtcctcgaaggacgtaaatcacgatgttgctgtatggttgacgcggttagatataggaggtccttccggttacgcacctgtgtcaggagtatgcgatcccgcgagatcgtgcgcgttaaatcgagacgaaggcttgaccagcgcctttatcatcgctcacgaagtagcacacat TCTAGGTCTGACTCACGACGGAGACGAAACGACCGGAAACGCGTGCAAGGAAGAGGGATCTCGAGGAAGCGTGATGGCACCGATGGTCGCTGCCACGTTCCATCATTTTTATTGGTCCCCTTGCTCGAAAAAGGAGTTCCATCGTAGAGTGAG ACGGTGGTCCTGTTTGTCGAATAAGCCGAAGCACGATGGCCTCTCCCAACTGAGAGACACCATTCGCGAGACGTTTACGATGGACGAGCAGTGTCGCATGGAATTCGGCGAAGG TTACGAGCACTGCAAGACCTTCGACGTGGCGGAACCGTGTTCTCGTCTGTGGTGCGGTAACAGTAACGTGTCTGAAACATGCAAGACTAAGAAGGGACCGCCTCTGGAGGGTACATTATGCGGTGACTCGAAG attCGCAGACGAGAAGATGCACAGGATGCCGAAATGGCAATAAATAATAACGGAACAATTGTTTATCTAGAGCCCACTTTTTAA
- the LOC126916440 gene encoding A disintegrin and metalloproteinase with thrombospondin motifs 3-like isoform X1, with the protein MANDRLILSSNFTVNWVRRGKTKSERRNAKANCDLRQGSLEGDASSFVVVTLCEEEVYALMLIGQRSFFVQPLTNGQHVMFQPKNEKWWSIRNNSSFVSVNPENPAGKSNKFEVEESKRKSKRSKRDSLSHDVQGFYNLSGDVFDVEYPEAEKLILYDEKDDVSTEYNDTIVEELSIDVNPEEIGYFSGPKWQRNRLSKKRPAAKDSPPRWLELGIAADYSVVDFHGIRVQQYILALLNIVSAIYMDPSLESNMILVIVRMILYAEKRDGMVRRGDARRSLENVNKWNRKMLSSKDVNHDVAVWLTRLDIGGPSGYAPVSGVCDPARSCALNRDEGLTSAFIIAHEVAHILGLTHDGDETTGNACKEEGSRGSVMAPMVAATFHHFYWSPCSKKEFHRRVRRWSCLSNKPKHDGLSQLRDTIRETFTMDEQCRMEFGEGYEHCKTFDVAEPCSRLWCGNSNVSETCKTKKGPPLEGTLCGDSKVKRQQIRRREDAQDAEMAINNNGTIVYLEPTF; encoded by the exons atggccaacgatcgattgatactgtcgtcgaatttcaccgtgaattgggtgcgccggggtaaaaccaagtccgagcgacgtaacgccaaggcgaactgcgatcttcgacaaggcagcttggaaggagacgcgagttccttcgtcgtcgtgacgttatgcgaagaagaagtgtacgccttgatgttgatcgggcagagatcgttcttcgttcagccgctgacgaatggccagcatgtgatgtttcagccgaaaaacgaaaagtggtggtcgatcaggaataattcgagcttcgtgtctgtgaatccggaaaatcctgcag ggaaatcgaataaatttgaagttgaagaaagtaagagaaagtcgaaacgaagcaaacgcgattccttaagccacgatgttcagggattttataatctttccggtgacgtcttcgacgtggaatacccagaagctgagaaattgattctgtacgatgaaaaagacgatgtctccacagaatacaacgatacaatagtggaagaattatcgatcgacgtaaatcccgaggaaattggatacttctctggtcctaaatggcaaaggaacagattatcaa agaaaagaccagctgctaaggattcgccgccacgatggctagagcttggaatagctgctgattactccgtggtagattttcatggaattcgagtacagcaatatatcttggctcttttaaacatc gtcagtgcaatttacatggatccatcgctcgaatccaacatgattctagtgatcgtacgaatgattttatacgcggaaaaacgagacggtatg gtccgccgtggcgatgccagacgatctctcgagaacgtgaacaaatggaacagaaagatgctgtcctcgaaggacgtaaatcacgatgttgctgtatggttgacgcggttagatataggaggtccttccggttacgcacctgtgtcaggagtatgcgatcccgcgagatcgtgcgcgttaaatcgagacgaaggcttgaccagcgcctttatcatcgctcacgaagtagcacacat TCTAGGTCTGACTCACGACGGAGACGAAACGACCGGAAACGCGTGCAAGGAAGAGGGATCTCGAGGAAGCGTGATGGCACCGATGGTCGCTGCCACGTTCCATCATTTTTATTGGTCCCCTTGCTCGAAAAAGGAGTTCCATCGTAGAGTGAG ACGGTGGTCCTGTTTGTCGAATAAGCCGAAGCACGATGGCCTCTCCCAACTGAGAGACACCATTCGCGAGACGTTTACGATGGACGAGCAGTGTCGCATGGAATTCGGCGAAGG TTACGAGCACTGCAAGACCTTCGACGTGGCGGAACCGTGTTCTCGTCTGTGGTGCGGTAACAGTAACGTGTCTGAAACATGCAAGACTAAGAAGGGACCGCCTCTGGAGGGTACATTATGCGGTGACTCGAAGGTAAAGCGACAGCAG attCGCAGACGAGAAGATGCACAGGATGCCGAAATGGCAATAAATAATAACGGAACAATTGTTTATCTAGAGCCCACTTTTTAA
- the LOC126916440 gene encoding A disintegrin and metalloproteinase with thrombospondin motifs 3-like isoform X3 → MANDRLILSSNFTVNWVRRGKTKSERRNAKANCDLRQGSLEGDASSFVVVTLCEEEVYALMLIGQRSFFVQPLTNGQHVMFQPKNEKWWSIRNNSSFVSVNPENPAGKSNKFEVEESKRKSKRSKRDSLSHDVQGFYNLSGDVFDVEYPEAEKLILYDEKDDVSTEYNDTIVEELSIDVNPEEIGYFSGPKWQRNRLSKKRPAAKDSPPRWLELGIAADYSVVDFHGIRVQQYILALLNIVSAIYMDPSLESNMILVIVRMILYAEKRDGMVRRGDARRSLENVNKWNRKMLSSKDVNHDVAVWLTRLDIGGPSGYAPVSGVCDPARSCALNRDEGLTSAFIIAHEVAHILGLTHDGDETTGNACKEEGSRGSVMAPMVAATFHHFYWSPCSKKEFHRRVRRWSCLSNKPKHDGLSQLRDTIRETFTMDEQCRMEFGEGYEHCKTFDVAEPCSRLWCGNSNVSETCKTKKGPPLEGTLCGDSKTRRCTGCRNGNK, encoded by the exons atggccaacgatcgattgatactgtcgtcgaatttcaccgtgaattgggtgcgccggggtaaaaccaagtccgagcgacgtaacgccaaggcgaactgcgatcttcgacaaggcagcttggaaggagacgcgagttccttcgtcgtcgtgacgttatgcgaagaagaagtgtacgccttgatgttgatcgggcagagatcgttcttcgttcagccgctgacgaatggccagcatgtgatgtttcagccgaaaaacgaaaagtggtggtcgatcaggaataattcgagcttcgtgtctgtgaatccggaaaatcctgcag ggaaatcgaataaatttgaagttgaagaaagtaagagaaagtcgaaacgaagcaaacgcgattccttaagccacgatgttcagggattttataatctttccggtgacgtcttcgacgtggaatacccagaagctgagaaattgattctgtacgatgaaaaagacgatgtctccacagaatacaacgatacaatagtggaagaattatcgatcgacgtaaatcccgaggaaattggatacttctctggtcctaaatggcaaaggaacagattatcaa agaaaagaccagctgctaaggattcgccgccacgatggctagagcttggaatagctgctgattactccgtggtagattttcatggaattcgagtacagcaatatatcttggctcttttaaacatc gtcagtgcaatttacatggatccatcgctcgaatccaacatgattctagtgatcgtacgaatgattttatacgcggaaaaacgagacggtatg gtccgccgtggcgatgccagacgatctctcgagaacgtgaacaaatggaacagaaagatgctgtcctcgaaggacgtaaatcacgatgttgctgtatggttgacgcggttagatataggaggtccttccggttacgcacctgtgtcaggagtatgcgatcccgcgagatcgtgcgcgttaaatcgagacgaaggcttgaccagcgcctttatcatcgctcacgaagtagcacacat TCTAGGTCTGACTCACGACGGAGACGAAACGACCGGAAACGCGTGCAAGGAAGAGGGATCTCGAGGAAGCGTGATGGCACCGATGGTCGCTGCCACGTTCCATCATTTTTATTGGTCCCCTTGCTCGAAAAAGGAGTTCCATCGTAGAGTGAG ACGGTGGTCCTGTTTGTCGAATAAGCCGAAGCACGATGGCCTCTCCCAACTGAGAGACACCATTCGCGAGACGTTTACGATGGACGAGCAGTGTCGCATGGAATTCGGCGAAGG TTACGAGCACTGCAAGACCTTCGACGTGGCGGAACCGTGTTCTCGTCTGTGGTGCGGTAACAGTAACGTGTCTGAAACATGCAAGACTAAGAAGGGACCGCCTCTGGAGGGTACATTATGCGGTGACTCGAAG ACGAGAAGATGCACAGGATGCCGAAATGGCAATAAATAA